One genomic window of Streptomyces sp. WP-1 includes the following:
- a CDS encoding beta-N-acetylhexosaminidase has product MTRNDRTTPRTARVLGSLLLVLAAGVFTLGAAPAPPEAPVTPLDQVVPAPASVTPGGAPYRITRATAVRVDGSAGVRRVGAYLAGVLRPSTGYPLPLTEHGGGGIRLHLEKGGYGAEGYRLRSGPFGVTLTASAPAGLFHGVQTLRQLLPAAVEKRTVQRQDWRIAGGTVEDRPRYAYRGAMLDVARHFFTVAQVERYIDELALYKVNELHLHLSDDQGWRIAVNSWPRLARYGGASEVGGGKGGFYTRAEYRHLVSYAASRYVEVVPEIDLPGHTNAALASYAKLNCDGVAPPRYTGTEVGFSSLCVSKDVTYTFVNDVIKELAALTPGRYLHIGGDEAHSTSHADYVTFMDRVQPIVAKYGKKIIGWHQLTGAHPAQGALAQYWGLDSTSAAEKEQVAQAARNGTGLILSPADRVYLDMKYTKDTKLGLSWAGLVEVQRSYDWDPGAYLAGVPAAAVKGVEAPLWSETLTTSADIDYMAFPRLPGAAELGWSPAATHDWDTYKVRLAAQGPRWDALGIGYYRSPQVPWPSG; this is encoded by the coding sequence GTGACACGGAACGACCGTACGACTCCCCGAACCGCCCGCGTCCTCGGTTCGCTGCTGCTCGTCCTGGCGGCCGGCGTCTTCACCCTCGGCGCCGCGCCCGCCCCGCCCGAGGCCCCGGTCACCCCCCTGGACCAGGTGGTCCCCGCCCCCGCCTCCGTCACCCCCGGCGGAGCGCCGTACCGCATCACCCGTGCCACCGCCGTCCGCGTGGACGGCTCGGCCGGGGTCCGCCGCGTCGGCGCCTATCTCGCCGGCGTCCTGCGGCCCTCCACCGGCTATCCGCTGCCGCTCACCGAGCACGGCGGCGGGGGCATCCGGCTGCACCTGGAGAAGGGCGGCTACGGCGCCGAGGGCTACCGGCTGCGCAGCGGCCCCTTTGGTGTCACGCTCACCGCGAGCGCCCCGGCCGGCCTCTTCCACGGCGTGCAGACGCTGCGCCAACTGCTCCCCGCCGCCGTCGAGAAGAGGACGGTCCAGCGCCAGGACTGGCGGATCGCCGGCGGCACCGTCGAGGACCGCCCGCGCTACGCCTACCGGGGCGCCATGCTGGACGTCGCCCGGCACTTCTTCACCGTCGCCCAGGTGGAGCGGTACATCGACGAACTCGCGCTGTACAAGGTCAATGAGCTGCATCTGCACCTCAGCGACGACCAGGGCTGGCGCATCGCCGTCAACTCCTGGCCCCGGCTCGCGCGATACGGCGGCGCGAGCGAGGTCGGCGGCGGCAAGGGCGGCTTCTACACCCGGGCCGAGTACCGACACCTCGTCTCCTACGCGGCCTCCCGCTATGTGGAGGTCGTGCCCGAGATCGACCTGCCCGGCCACACCAACGCGGCCCTCGCCTCCTACGCGAAGCTCAACTGCGACGGCGTGGCACCCCCGCGCTACACCGGCACGGAGGTCGGCTTCAGCTCGCTGTGCGTGTCCAAGGACGTCACGTACACCTTCGTGAACGACGTCATCAAGGAGCTGGCCGCGCTCACCCCGGGCCGCTATCTGCACATCGGCGGCGACGAGGCGCACTCCACCAGCCACGCCGACTATGTGACCTTCATGGACCGCGTCCAGCCGATCGTCGCCAAGTACGGCAAGAAGATCATCGGCTGGCACCAGCTGACCGGCGCCCACCCCGCGCAGGGCGCGCTCGCCCAGTACTGGGGGCTGGACAGCACCAGCGCGGCCGAGAAGGAGCAGGTCGCCCAGGCCGCCCGCAACGGCACGGGGCTGATCCTGTCCCCGGCCGACCGGGTCTACCTCGACATGAAGTACACGAAGGACACCAAGCTCGGGCTCAGCTGGGCCGGGCTGGTCGAGGTCCAGCGGTCGTACGACTGGGACCCGGGCGCCTATCTCGCGGGCGTGCCCGCCGCCGCGGTGAAGGGGGTGGAGGCGCCCTTGTGGTCGGAGACGCTGACGACGTCGGCCGACATCGACTACATGGCGTTCCCGAGGCTGCCGGGCGCGGCCGAACTGGGCTGGTCGCCCGCCGCCACCCACGACTGGGACACCTACAAGGTACGGCTGGCCGCCCAGGGCCCGCGCTGGGACGCCCTCGGCATCGGGTACTACCGGTCGCCGCAGGTGCCCTGGCCGAGCGGCTGA
- a CDS encoding IucA/IucC family siderophore biosynthesis protein: MTPAESVAHLSPERWAQANRLLIRKALAEFAHERLITPEEDGEGYVVRSDDKLTAYRFTAVRRALDHWEVDAGSITRHRDGAELPLAALDFFIELKDSLGLSDAILPVYLEEISSTLSGTCYKLAKHQVTSAELVTSGFQAIETGMTEGHPCFVANNGRLGFGVHEYLSYAPETAHPVRLVWLAAHRSRAAFTAGTGIEYEGFIRAELGEETVERFGRTLAAQGLDPADYLLIPVHPWQWWNKLSVTFAAEVARRHLVPLGEGDDEYLAQQSIRTFFNTSAPHKHYVKTALSVLNMGFMRGLSAAYMEATPAINDWLAQLIESDPVLKGSGLTIIRERAAVGYRHLEYEQATDRYSPYRKMLAALWRESPVPSLEDGETLATMASLLHVDHEGASFAGALVERSGLAPAEWLRRYLRAYYTPLLHSLYAYDLAFMPHGENTILVLRDGVVRRAVYKDIAEEIVVMDPDAVLPPEVARIRADIPEDQKLLSIFTDVFDCFFRFLAANLAADGVLTEDEFWRTVAEVSREYQEANPQLADRFRQYDLFAPEFALSCLNRLQLRDNRQMVDLADPSAALQLVGTLRNPLAGR, translated from the coding sequence ATGACCCCCGCCGAGTCCGTGGCCCACCTCTCCCCCGAGCGCTGGGCGCAGGCCAACCGGCTGCTGATCCGCAAGGCGCTCGCCGAGTTCGCGCACGAGCGCCTGATCACCCCCGAGGAGGACGGCGAGGGCTACGTCGTCCGCAGCGACGACAAGCTCACCGCCTACCGGTTCACCGCCGTGCGCCGGGCCCTGGACCACTGGGAGGTCGACGCCGGCTCGATCACCCGGCACCGGGACGGCGCCGAACTCCCGCTCGCCGCACTGGATTTCTTCATCGAGCTGAAGGACTCCCTGGGCCTGAGCGACGCCATCCTGCCCGTGTACCTGGAGGAGATCTCCTCCACCCTCTCCGGCACCTGCTACAAGCTCGCCAAGCACCAGGTCACCTCGGCCGAGCTGGTGACGAGCGGCTTCCAGGCGATCGAGACCGGGATGACCGAGGGCCACCCCTGCTTCGTCGCGAACAACGGGCGGCTCGGCTTCGGGGTCCACGAGTACCTGTCGTACGCCCCGGAGACCGCCCACCCCGTCCGGCTGGTGTGGCTGGCCGCGCACCGCTCCCGCGCCGCGTTCACCGCGGGTACCGGCATCGAGTACGAGGGCTTCATCCGGGCCGAGCTGGGCGAGGAGACCGTCGAGCGGTTCGGGCGGACGCTCGCCGCGCAGGGCCTCGACCCGGCCGACTACCTCCTCATCCCCGTCCACCCCTGGCAGTGGTGGAACAAGCTGTCCGTCACCTTCGCGGCGGAGGTGGCCCGCCGGCACCTCGTGCCGCTCGGCGAGGGCGACGACGAGTACCTCGCCCAGCAGTCCATCCGGACCTTCTTCAACACCAGCGCCCCGCACAAGCACTATGTGAAGACGGCCCTGTCCGTGCTCAACATGGGCTTCATGCGCGGCCTCTCGGCCGCCTACATGGAGGCCACCCCCGCCATCAACGACTGGCTCGCCCAGCTGATCGAGAGCGACCCGGTGCTCAAGGGCAGCGGTCTGACGATCATCCGCGAGCGGGCCGCCGTCGGCTACCGGCACCTGGAGTACGAGCAGGCCACCGACCGCTACTCCCCCTACCGCAAGATGCTGGCCGCGCTGTGGCGGGAGAGCCCGGTGCCCTCGCTGGAGGACGGCGAGACGCTCGCCACCATGGCCTCCCTGCTGCACGTCGACCACGAGGGCGCGTCCTTCGCGGGCGCCCTCGTCGAGCGGTCGGGGCTCGCCCCCGCCGAGTGGCTGCGCCGGTACCTGCGGGCGTACTACACCCCGCTGCTGCACAGCCTCTACGCCTACGACCTGGCGTTCATGCCGCACGGCGAGAACACCATCCTGGTGCTGCGGGACGGGGTCGTGCGACGGGCCGTCTACAAGGACATCGCCGAGGAGATCGTGGTGATGGACCCGGACGCCGTGCTGCCGCCGGAGGTCGCCCGGATCCGGGCCGACATCCCGGAGGACCAGAAGCTGCTGTCGATCTTCACCGATGTCTTCGACTGCTTCTTCCGCTTCCTCGCCGCGAACCTCGCCGCCGACGGCGTCCTCACCGAGGACGAGTTCTGGCGGACGGTCGCGGAGGTCTCCCGCGAGTACCAGGAGGCGAACCCGCAACTCGCCGACCGGTTCCGGCAGTACGACCTCTTCGCACCCGAGTTCGCGCTGTCCTGCCTCAACCGGCTCCAGCTGCGCGACAACCGGCAGATGGTGGACCTCGCGGATCCCTCCGCGGCGCTCCAGCTGGTGGGCACGCTGCGCAACCCGCTGGCCGGCCGCTGA
- a CDS encoding GNAT family N-acetyltransferase has protein sequence MTDLTFTFRPVDPLKDAELLHSWITHPKAAFWMMQDARLEDIERAYMEIAADEHQHALLGLRDGVPAFLLERYDPAHRELVGLYEPRPGDVGMHFLTPATDTPEHGFTKAVITAVMAHLFEDPAVERVVVEPDVRNKAVHALNAAVGFVAEREIQKPEKEALLSFCTREQFTKAVSA, from the coding sequence ATGACCGACCTGACCTTCACCTTCCGGCCCGTCGACCCGCTCAAGGACGCCGAGCTGCTGCACTCCTGGATCACCCACCCGAAGGCCGCCTTCTGGATGATGCAGGACGCCAGACTGGAGGACATCGAGCGGGCGTACATGGAGATAGCCGCCGACGAGCACCAGCACGCGCTGCTCGGGCTCCGGGACGGCGTCCCCGCCTTCCTCCTGGAGAGGTACGACCCCGCCCACCGGGAACTGGTCGGCCTCTACGAGCCGCGGCCGGGCGATGTCGGGATGCACTTCCTGACCCCCGCGACCGACACCCCCGAGCACGGGTTCACCAAAGCCGTCATCACCGCCGTCATGGCCCACCTCTTCGAGGACCCGGCCGTGGAGCGCGTCGTCGTGGAACCGGACGTGCGCAACAAGGCGGTGCACGCGCTGAACGCGGCCGTCGGGTTCGTGGCCGAGCGCGAGATACAGAAGCCGGAGAAAGAGGCCCTGCTGAGCTTCTGCACCCGCGAGCAGTTCACGAAGGCGGTGTCCGCATGA
- a CDS encoding lysine N(6)-hydroxylase/L-ornithine N(5)-oxygenase family protein: MTALPESSRIHDLVGIGLGPFNLGLACLTEPIAELDAVFLESKPDFEWHAGMFLDGAHLQTPFMSDLVTLADPTSPYSFLNYLKEKGRLYSFYIRENFYPLRVEYDDYCRWAAGKLSCVRFGTTVTEVSYEDDLYVVRTAAGDTLRARHLVLGTGTVPYLPESCRDLGGDLLHTSEYMHRKAELQQKKSITVVGSGQSAAEIYYELLSEIDVHGYQLNWVTRSPRFFPLEYTKLTLEMTSPDYIDYFRALPEETRYRLEKQQKGLFKGINSELIDAIFDLLYQKNVTSAGRPVPTRLLTNSSLNSARHEDGAYTLGFRQDEQGKDYEIRTEGLVLATGYHYAPPAFLAPLRERLRFDGQGRFDVARNYAIDVTGRGVFLQNAGVHTHSITSPDLGMGPYRNASIIREVLGSEYYPVEKSIAFQEFAV, translated from the coding sequence TTGACCGCGCTTCCTGAATCCAGCCGCATCCACGACCTCGTGGGGATCGGGCTCGGCCCCTTCAACCTCGGCCTCGCCTGCCTGACCGAGCCGATCGCCGAACTGGACGCCGTCTTCCTGGAGTCGAAGCCCGACTTCGAGTGGCACGCCGGGATGTTCCTGGACGGCGCCCACCTCCAGACCCCGTTCATGTCGGACCTGGTCACCCTCGCCGACCCGACCTCGCCGTACTCCTTCCTCAACTACCTGAAGGAGAAGGGCCGGCTGTACTCCTTCTACATCCGCGAGAACTTCTATCCGCTGCGGGTGGAGTACGACGACTACTGCCGCTGGGCCGCCGGCAAGCTGAGCTGCGTCCGCTTCGGCACGACGGTCACCGAGGTGTCGTACGAGGACGACCTCTACGTCGTGCGGACCGCCGCCGGTGACACCCTGCGCGCCCGGCACCTCGTGCTCGGCACGGGCACGGTGCCCTACCTCCCCGAGTCCTGCCGGGACCTGGGCGGTGACCTCCTGCACACCTCCGAGTACATGCACCGCAAGGCGGAGCTGCAGCAGAAGAAGTCCATCACGGTCGTCGGCAGCGGGCAGAGCGCGGCCGAGATCTACTACGAGCTGCTGTCCGAGATCGACGTCCACGGCTACCAGCTCAACTGGGTCACCCGCTCCCCGAGGTTCTTCCCGCTGGAGTACACCAAGCTGACCCTGGAGATGACCTCCCCGGACTACATCGACTACTTCCGCGCGCTGCCCGAGGAGACCCGCTACCGGCTGGAGAAGCAGCAGAAGGGGCTGTTCAAGGGCATCAACTCGGAGCTCATCGACGCGATCTTCGACCTGCTGTACCAGAAGAACGTGACCAGCGCGGGCCGGCCGGTGCCCACCCGGCTGCTCACCAACTCCTCGCTGAACAGCGCCCGTCACGAGGACGGGGCGTACACGCTCGGCTTCCGCCAGGACGAGCAGGGCAAGGACTACGAGATCCGCACCGAGGGCCTGGTGCTGGCCACCGGCTACCACTACGCGCCCCCGGCCTTCCTCGCCCCGCTGCGCGAGCGGCTGCGCTTCGACGGCCAGGGCCGCTTCGACGTCGCCCGCAACTACGCCATCGACGTCACCGGGCGCGGTGTCTTCCTCCAGAACGCCGGCGTCCACACGCACAGCATCACCAGCCCCGACCTGGGCATGGGCCCCTACCGCAACGCGAGCATCATCCGCGAGGTGCTCGGCAGCGAGTACTACCCGGTCGAGAAGTCCATCGCCTTCCAGGAGTTCGCCGTATGA
- the desA gene encoding lysine decarboxylase DesA encodes MRSHLLNGLTAEHYRRSVTEGVERVAAKLAATERPFTGVAVDELSPRVDAIDLDRPLGDTAAVLDELEDVYLKDAVYFHHPRYLAHLNCPVVIPALLGEAVLTAVNSSLDTWDQSAGGTLIERKLIDWTTARIGLGPAADGVFTSGGSQSNLQALLLAREEAKSDDLAKLRIFASAAGHFSVQKSAKLLGLGPDAVVTVPVDRDKRMQTVALARELERCRAEGLVPMAVVATAGTTDFGSIDPLPEIAELCDRHGAWMHVDAAYGCGLLTSRKYRHRIDGIERADSVTVDYHKSFFQPVSSSALLVRDTATLRHATYHAEYLNPRRAVRERIPNQVDKSLQTTRRFDALKLWLTLRVMGADGIGELFDEVCDLAVQGWHLLAADPRYDVVVEPSLSTLVFRYIPAAVTDPAEIDRANLHARKALFASGDAVVAGTKVDGRHYLKFTLLNPETTPSDIAAVLDLIAGHAEQYLGESLDRAS; translated from the coding sequence ATGCGCTCCCACCTGCTCAATGGCCTCACCGCGGAGCACTACCGCCGTTCCGTGACCGAAGGAGTCGAGCGGGTGGCGGCGAAACTCGCCGCCACCGAGCGCCCGTTCACCGGCGTCGCCGTGGACGAACTGTCCCCCCGCGTCGACGCCATCGACCTCGACCGCCCGCTCGGCGACACCGCCGCCGTCCTCGACGAGCTGGAGGACGTGTACCTGAAGGACGCGGTCTACTTCCACCACCCGCGCTACCTCGCCCACCTCAACTGCCCGGTCGTCATCCCGGCCCTGCTCGGCGAGGCCGTGCTCACCGCGGTCAACTCCTCCCTGGACACCTGGGACCAGTCGGCCGGCGGCACGCTCATCGAGCGCAAGCTGATCGACTGGACGACCGCGCGGATCGGCCTCGGCCCCGCCGCCGACGGCGTGTTCACCTCCGGCGGCAGCCAGTCCAACCTCCAGGCGCTGCTGCTGGCCCGCGAGGAGGCCAAGAGCGACGACCTCGCGAAACTGCGGATCTTCGCCTCCGCGGCCGGCCACTTCAGCGTGCAGAAGTCGGCGAAACTGCTCGGGCTCGGCCCCGACGCGGTCGTCACCGTCCCCGTCGACCGCGACAAGCGCATGCAGACCGTCGCGCTCGCCCGTGAGCTGGAGCGCTGCCGCGCCGAGGGCCTGGTGCCCATGGCCGTCGTCGCCACCGCCGGCACCACCGACTTCGGCTCCATCGACCCGCTGCCCGAGATCGCCGAACTCTGCGACCGCCACGGCGCCTGGATGCACGTGGACGCGGCCTACGGCTGCGGACTGCTCACTTCGCGCAAGTACCGGCACCGCATCGACGGCATCGAGCGCGCCGACTCGGTCACCGTCGACTACCACAAGTCCTTCTTCCAGCCGGTGAGTTCGTCCGCCCTGCTGGTGCGCGACACGGCAACGCTGCGGCACGCCACCTACCACGCGGAGTACCTCAACCCGCGCCGGGCGGTGCGCGAGCGCATCCCCAACCAGGTCGACAAGTCCCTCCAGACCACCCGCCGCTTCGACGCCCTCAAGCTGTGGCTGACGCTGCGCGTCATGGGCGCCGACGGCATCGGCGAACTCTTCGACGAGGTCTGCGACCTGGCCGTCCAGGGCTGGCACCTGCTCGCCGCCGACCCGCGCTACGACGTCGTGGTCGAGCCGTCCCTGTCCACCCTGGTCTTCCGCTACATACCGGCCGCCGTCACCGACCCGGCCGAGATCGACCGCGCCAATCTGCACGCCCGCAAGGCCCTGTTCGCCTCCGGCGACGCCGTGGTCGCGGGCACCAAGGTGGACGGCCGCCACTACCTGAAGTTCACCCTGCTCAACCCCGAGACGACGCCGTCCGACATCGCCGCCGTCCTCGATCTCATCGCCGGCCACGCCGAGCAGTACCTGGGAGAGTCCCTTGACCGCGCTTCCTGA
- a CDS encoding siderophore-interacting protein, whose product MTTAAVEPFTLFSLRVARTRRLGPSLVRVTFDGADLKGFHSDGRDQSLSLFLPHPGQKEPVVPRDLGEAWWQEYRELPEDVRAVMRSYTLRELRREPDEIDIDFALHGVDPGAAAPAGPAAQWAARAVPGDRVLVLGPVLADNRAIRFRPPEDTDLVVMWGDETAVPAATAILESLPAGTRVRAWLQVPHAGDIQDVRTDADAEITWLVRGEGAPEPLAAVQSARLPDTAHPYVWIAGESGQVKALRRHFVGDRGVDRRRVTFVGYWRRGLTEEQLRATGE is encoded by the coding sequence ATGACCACGGCCGCCGTCGAACCCTTCACCCTGTTCTCCCTCCGGGTCGCACGCACCAGAAGGCTCGGGCCCTCCCTGGTGCGGGTCACCTTCGACGGAGCCGATCTGAAGGGCTTCCACTCCGACGGACGCGATCAGTCCCTCTCCCTGTTCCTGCCGCACCCCGGGCAGAAGGAGCCCGTCGTGCCGCGCGACCTGGGAGAGGCGTGGTGGCAGGAGTACCGCGAACTGCCGGAGGACGTACGGGCCGTGATGCGCTCGTACACCCTGCGGGAGCTGCGGCGCGAGCCGGACGAGATCGACATCGACTTCGCCCTGCACGGGGTCGACCCCGGCGCCGCCGCCCCCGCGGGGCCCGCCGCCCAGTGGGCCGCGCGGGCCGTCCCCGGCGACCGGGTGCTGGTCCTCGGGCCCGTGCTCGCCGACAACCGGGCCATCCGGTTCCGGCCGCCCGAGGACACCGACCTCGTGGTGATGTGGGGCGACGAGACCGCCGTACCCGCCGCGACCGCGATCCTCGAATCCCTCCCGGCGGGCACCCGCGTGCGCGCCTGGCTCCAGGTGCCGCACGCCGGTGACATCCAGGACGTGCGCACGGACGCCGACGCGGAGATCACCTGGCTGGTGCGCGGCGAGGGCGCCCCCGAGCCGCTCGCCGCCGTCCAGAGTGCCCGACTCCCCGACACGGCGCACCCGTACGTCTGGATCGCCGGCGAGTCCGGCCAGGTGAAGGCGTTGCGGCGGCACTTCGTCGGGGACCGCGGGGTCGACCGGCGCCGGGTGACCTTCGTCGGGTACTGGCGGCGCGGTCTGACCGAGGAACAGCTCCGGGCGACCGGCGAGTAG
- a CDS encoding ABC transporter substrate-binding protein codes for MSHARAIHLSRRGLLAAGGAVGLGVALAACGDDKGKAKDSGSGSTAAKSGPWTFKDDRGKTVKLDKVPANIVAFTGVGAALYDYGVQVKGVFGPTTTTGGKPDVQAGDMDVSKLTVLGNAWGQFNVEKYAALSPDVLITTMFDDAGTLWYVPEQSVKQIAELAPSVGISVYDRQITQPLQRMWDLAESLGADMKAAKVTDAKKRFEAAAARLRAAAKAKPHIKVMAGSASDQLFYVSGTHLSIDLEYFKALGVNFVEPPESAKKQGGGWYESLSWENVDKYQADVIMMDDRSSAIQPADITKPTWKKLPAVKAGQVIARSPEPILSYDKCVPLLTSLAEALEKAKKVS; via the coding sequence ATGTCCCATGCCCGTGCCATCCACCTCTCTCGCCGCGGCCTGCTCGCCGCGGGCGGCGCCGTAGGGCTCGGCGTCGCGCTCGCGGCCTGTGGGGACGACAAGGGCAAAGCGAAGGACTCCGGCAGCGGGTCGACCGCGGCGAAGTCGGGTCCCTGGACGTTCAAGGACGACCGCGGCAAGACCGTGAAGCTCGACAAGGTCCCCGCGAACATCGTCGCCTTCACCGGCGTCGGCGCCGCGCTCTACGACTACGGCGTCCAGGTCAAGGGCGTCTTCGGCCCCACCACGACCACGGGCGGCAAGCCCGACGTCCAGGCCGGCGACATGGACGTCAGCAAGCTGACCGTCCTCGGCAACGCCTGGGGCCAGTTCAACGTCGAGAAGTACGCCGCCCTCTCCCCCGACGTGCTGATCACCACGATGTTCGACGACGCCGGCACCCTCTGGTACGTCCCCGAGCAGTCCGTCAAGCAGATAGCCGAACTCGCCCCCAGCGTCGGCATCTCCGTGTACGACCGCCAGATCACCCAGCCGCTGCAGCGGATGTGGGACCTCGCCGAGTCGCTCGGCGCCGACATGAAGGCCGCCAAGGTCACCGACGCGAAGAAGCGGTTCGAGGCGGCCGCCGCCCGGCTGCGGGCCGCCGCCAAGGCCAAGCCGCACATCAAGGTGATGGCCGGCAGCGCGAGCGACCAGCTCTTCTACGTCTCGGGGACGCATCTGTCCATCGACCTGGAGTACTTCAAGGCCCTCGGCGTGAACTTCGTGGAGCCGCCGGAGAGCGCCAAGAAGCAGGGCGGCGGCTGGTACGAGTCGCTGAGCTGGGAGAACGTCGACAAGTACCAGGCCGACGTCATCATGATGGACGACCGCTCGTCGGCGATCCAGCCCGCGGACATCACCAAGCCGACCTGGAAGAAGCTGCCGGCCGTCAAGGCGGGACAGGTCATCGCCCGCTCCCCCGAGCCGATCCTGTCCTACGACAAGTGCGTACCGCTGCTGACGAGCCTCGCCGAGGCCCTGGAGAAGGCGAAGAAGGTCAGCTAG
- a CDS encoding acyl-CoA dehydrogenase family protein yields MDHRLSPELEELRRTVEEFAHDVVAPKIGDFYERHEFPYEIVREMGRMGLFGLPFPEEYGGMGGDYLALGIALEELARVDSSVAITLEAGVSLGAMPIHLFGTEEQKREWLPRLCAGEILGAFGLTEPDCGSDAGGTRTTARLDPDTDEWVINGTKCFITNSGTDITGLVTVTAVTGRKPDGKPLISSIIVPSGTPGFTVAAPYSKVGWNASDTRELSFVDVRVPAANLVGQEGRGYAQFLRILDEGRIAIAALATGLAQGCVDESVRYAKERHAFGRPIGANQAIQFKIADMEMKAYTARLAWRDAAYRLVAGEPFKKEAAMAKLYSSTIAVDNAREATQVHGGYGFMNEYPVARMWRDSKILEIGEGTSEVQRMLIARELGLAG; encoded by the coding sequence ATGGACCACCGCCTCAGCCCCGAGCTGGAGGAACTCCGCCGTACGGTGGAGGAGTTCGCGCACGATGTCGTGGCGCCGAAGATCGGCGACTTCTACGAGCGGCACGAGTTCCCCTACGAGATCGTCCGCGAGATGGGCCGGATGGGTCTGTTCGGGCTGCCGTTCCCGGAGGAGTACGGCGGCATGGGCGGCGACTACCTGGCGCTCGGCATCGCCCTGGAGGAGCTGGCCCGGGTGGACTCCTCGGTGGCGATCACCCTGGAGGCCGGTGTCTCGCTGGGCGCGATGCCCATCCATCTCTTCGGCACCGAGGAGCAGAAGCGCGAGTGGCTGCCCCGCCTCTGCGCGGGCGAGATCCTCGGCGCCTTCGGCCTGACCGAGCCGGACTGCGGCTCGGACGCGGGCGGCACGCGGACGACGGCCCGTCTCGACCCCGACACCGACGAATGGGTGATCAACGGCACCAAGTGCTTCATCACCAACTCGGGCACGGACATCACCGGGCTGGTCACGGTCACCGCGGTCACCGGCCGCAAGCCCGACGGCAAACCGCTGATCTCCTCGATCATCGTGCCGTCCGGCACCCCGGGCTTCACGGTCGCGGCGCCGTACTCCAAGGTCGGCTGGAACGCCTCGGACACCCGTGAACTCTCCTTCGTGGACGTGCGGGTGCCCGCCGCCAACCTGGTCGGCCAAGAGGGCCGCGGGTACGCCCAGTTCCTGCGCATCCTGGACGAGGGCCGCATCGCCATCGCCGCCCTCGCGACGGGCCTGGCGCAGGGCTGTGTGGACGAGTCGGTGAGGTACGCCAAGGAGCGGCACGCCTTCGGCCGCCCGATCGGCGCCAACCAGGCGATCCAGTTCAAGATCGCCGACATGGAGATGAAGGCGTACACCGCCCGCCTCGCCTGGCGCGACGCCGCCTACCGGCTGGTCGCCGGCGAACCCTTCAAGAAGGAGGCGGCGATGGCCAAGCTGTACTCCTCCACGATCGCGGTCGACAACGCCCGCGAGGCCACCCAGGTCCACGGCGGCTACGGCTTCATGAACGAGTACCCGGTGGCCCGCATGTGGCGCGACTCCAAGATCCTGGAGATCGGCGAGGGCACGAGCGAGGTCCAGCGGATGCTGATCGCACGGGAGTTGGGGCTGGCGGGCTGA
- a CDS encoding hydroxymethylglutaryl-CoA lyase: MVVPASGLPARVRIHEVGARDGLQNEKGAVPTEVKADFIRRLAEAGLTTIEATSFVHPKWVPQLADAEELFPRVRDLPGIELPVLVPNRRGLDRALALGADRIAVFASATESFAEANLNRTVDESLAVFEPVVRQAKDAGARVRGYVSMCFGDPWEGAVPLHQVARVCTALRNMGCDELSLGDTIGVATPGHVQELLNLLNEEGVPTDEIGVHFHDTYGQALANTYAALEHGVTTVDASAGGLGGCPYAKSATGNLATEDLVWMLHGLGIETGVDLGRLTATSVWMAAHLDRPSPSRTVRALSHKDQ, encoded by the coding sequence ATGGTCGTACCGGCCTCGGGCCTGCCCGCCCGGGTGCGGATCCACGAGGTCGGCGCGCGCGACGGGCTGCAGAACGAGAAGGGTGCCGTACCGACCGAGGTGAAGGCGGACTTCATCCGCCGCCTGGCCGAGGCGGGCCTGACGACGATCGAGGCGACGAGCTTCGTGCACCCCAAGTGGGTGCCCCAACTCGCCGACGCGGAGGAGCTGTTCCCGCGGGTGCGCGACCTGCCCGGCATCGAGCTGCCCGTCCTGGTGCCCAACCGGCGCGGCCTGGACCGGGCGCTGGCCCTCGGCGCGGACCGGATCGCGGTGTTCGCCAGCGCCACCGAGTCCTTCGCCGAGGCCAACCTCAACCGCACGGTGGACGAGTCCCTCGCGGTGTTCGAGCCGGTGGTGCGCCAGGCCAAGGACGCGGGCGCCCGGGTGCGCGGCTATGTCTCCATGTGCTTCGGCGACCCGTGGGAGGGCGCCGTCCCGCTGCACCAGGTGGCCCGCGTCTGCACCGCCCTGCGGAACATGGGCTGCGACGAGCTGAGCCTCGGCGACACCATCGGCGTGGCCACCCCCGGACATGTCCAGGAACTCCTGAACCTGCTCAACGAGGAGGGCGTGCCGACCGACGAGATCGGCGTGCACTTCCACGACACCTACGGCCAGGCGCTCGCGAACACCTACGCGGCCCTGGAGCACGGTGTGACGACGGTCGACGCCTCCGCCGGCGGGCTCGGCGGCTGCCCGTACGCCAAGTCCGCCACCGGCAACCTCGCCACCGAGGACCTGGTCTGGATGCTGCACGGACTCGGCATCGAGACCGGCGTCGACCTCGGCCGCCTCACCGCCACGAGCGTGTGGATGGCCGCCCATCTGGACCGGCCGAGCCCCTCCCGTACCGTCCGCGCCCTCTCCCACAAGGACCAGTGA